One Scomber scombrus unplaced genomic scaffold, fScoSco1.1 SCAFFOLD_76, whole genome shotgun sequence genomic region harbors:
- the LOC133976938 gene encoding guanylate kinase-like, protein MAGPRPIVLCGPSGAGKSTLVKKLMKDYEGIFGFSVSHTTRTPRFGEENGKDYHFITREIMEWGINQGDFIEYTEFSGNMYGTSKTSIQDVQSKNLICILDIDIQGVLNIKKTNLDPIYISIQPPSLDILETRLRNRKTETEESLQKRLHAAKIDMNADTQLFDAVIINDDLDRAYEDFTNVIFSLESPIEHYIYVVI, encoded by the exons atggctGGACCTAGACCCATTGTACTTTGTGGACCATCCGGGGCTGGAAAAAGCACACTTGTGAAAAAACTCATGAAAGATTATGAGGGGATATTTGGATTTAGTGTCTCCC ATACCACTAGAACTCCTCGTTTCGgtgaagaaaatggaaaag ATTATCACTTTATCACTCGAGAAATAATGGAATGGGGAATCAACCAAGGAGATTTTATTGAATATACAGAATTTTCTGGTAATATGTATGGAACAAGTAAAACATCAATTCAAGACGTCCAATCCAAGAATCTCATTTGTATATTGGATATTGATATCCAAGGAgtcttaaatataaaaaaaaccaatCTGGACCCAATCTATATTTCAATTCAACCTCCCTCTCTAGATATTTTG GAAACTAGGTTAAGAAATAGGAAAACCGAGACCGAAGAAAGTCTTCAAAAACGCCTCCACGCTGCAAAAATTGACATGAATG cgGACACTCAACTCTTTGACGCTGTGATAATCAATGATGACCTGGATAGAGCCTACGAGGATTTCACCAACGTGATATTTTCACTGGAATCTCCAATTGAGCATTACATATATGTtgttatttaa
- the LOC133976939 gene encoding cytidylate kinase-like: MSIQQGPYKIPLKRGFKIIFDGHFCGGRKYLGYILKEICELKFLDYGLMYKALGYINTFDCWTNGPDSAERATEEFIEGIDHSKLKTLYPEDKAECIATGDYGYLRDQLVLNRDKYFNQDAPLILSGRHLAAAYPEADLKIFITADFNTRFLRYKAKIDEGGYQPRFQREIRNDDKRVKENDYTHYWDIPGEYLPGHPNYQENTMIFDTTGMSVGEQIEKLLEIIEGFGGMAR; encoded by the coding sequence ATGTCTATTCAACAAGGGCCATATAAAATCCCATTGAAAAGGGGGTTCAAAATAATCTTCGATGGGCATTTCTGTGGAGGTAGAAAATACCTCGGGTATATCTTGAAAGAGATTTGTGAGCTCAAATTCTTGGATTATGGGTTGATGTACAAGGCCCTGGGGTATATCAATACCTTCGATTGTTGGACCAACGGCCCAGATTCTGCTGAAAGAGCCACGGAAGAATTTATCGAGGGGATAGACCACTCTAAACTCAAAACCTTATACCCCGAAGATAAGGCCGAGTGTATTGCCACGGGGGATTATGGTTATTTGAGGGATCAGTTGGTTTTAAATAGGGATAAATACTTTAACCAAGATGCCCCATTGATACTCAGTGGAAGGCATCTAGCGGCGGCATATCCCGAGGCGGACCTAAAGATTTTTATCACCGCCGACTTCAACACCAGGTTTCTCCGGTACAAAGCCAAAATTGATGAGGGAGGGTACCAACCTAGATTTCAGAGAGAAATTAGGAACGATGACAAAAGGGTGAAAGAAAATGATTACACCCATTATTGGGATATCCCCGGGGAGTATCTCCCTGGACACCCCAATTACCAAGAAAACACTATGATTTTTGATACCACTGGAATGTCTGTGGGGGAACAGATTGAAAAATTACTCGAGATTATCGAAGGGTTTGGTGGGATGGCGCGGTAG